From the genome of Mycetocola spongiae, one region includes:
- a CDS encoding MFS transporter, which produces MTKTSLSPEKSQRRDHRRTLIGTGVGNALEWYDWNVYAAFTVFIAAQIFNNDNPTSAVLATLAIFAVGFVARPFGGFLFGWIADRRGRKFSLMLAIALASLGSLMIGLTPTFETAGVFSSLMLLVARLMQGLAHGGELPSAQTYLSEAAPRERRGLWSSWMYITGTFGILFGLLVGAVLNSTMSAQAMDDFGWRIPFLLGAVFGLFSLYMRSGMKESEVFEKNLAEKRAHDPVWPQIYRHRKAAMQVIGMTLGITVAYYAWAINAPAFAASSLGIDRGQTLWAGIICNLVFMAALPLWGMLSDKIGRRPVLLVGTLGSAIAYFPMVFLLQDSMWQLIASMSVMLIALSAFLAIAPAVYAELFPTSVRAVGVGLPYALCVALFGGTAPYLQVWMGSQFGHTAFAIYAVALLLISTVFVWFLPETKAKNLA; this is translated from the coding sequence CCGAGAAATCGCAGCGTCGCGATCATCGCCGGACCCTCATCGGGACCGGTGTGGGCAATGCGCTGGAATGGTACGACTGGAACGTTTATGCGGCGTTCACGGTTTTTATCGCCGCGCAGATCTTTAATAACGACAACCCCACCTCGGCCGTGCTGGCCACCCTCGCGATCTTCGCGGTGGGCTTTGTGGCCCGCCCGTTTGGTGGGTTCCTCTTTGGCTGGATCGCCGACCGCCGCGGCCGCAAGTTCTCGCTGATGCTCGCGATTGCGCTGGCCTCGCTGGGCAGCCTGATGATCGGCCTGACCCCCACGTTTGAGACCGCGGGAGTCTTCTCCTCGCTGATGCTGCTGGTGGCCCGCCTGATGCAGGGACTCGCCCACGGTGGCGAGCTGCCCTCCGCGCAGACCTATCTCTCGGAGGCAGCCCCGCGCGAGCGCCGCGGGCTGTGGTCCAGCTGGATGTACATCACCGGAACCTTCGGAATCCTCTTTGGTCTGCTCGTGGGCGCGGTGCTGAATAGCACCATGAGCGCGCAGGCGATGGACGACTTCGGTTGGCGCATCCCGTTCCTGCTGGGTGCCGTATTTGGCCTGTTCTCGCTGTATATGCGCAGCGGAATGAAGGAGTCCGAGGTCTTTGAGAAGAACCTCGCCGAGAAGCGCGCACACGATCCCGTCTGGCCGCAGATCTATCGCCACCGCAAGGCGGCCATGCAGGTTATCGGTATGACCCTGGGTATCACCGTGGCCTATTACGCCTGGGCCATTAACGCCCCCGCGTTTGCTGCCTCTAGCCTTGGCATCGACCGCGGCCAGACGCTGTGGGCCGGCATCATCTGCAACCTGGTCTTTATGGCCGCACTGCCGCTGTGGGGAATGCTCTCCGATAAGATCGGCCGCCGCCCCGTGCTGCTGGTGGGTACCCTCGGTTCCGCCATCGCGTATTTCCCGATGGTCTTCCTGCTGCAGGATTCGATGTGGCAGCTGATCGCCTCGATGAGCGTGATGCTGATCGCCCTCTCGGCGTTCCTCGCGATCGCCCCGGCCGTTTATGCCGAGCTGTTCCCGACCAGCGTGCGCGCGGTGGGTGTGGGCCTGCCCTATGCCCTGTGTGTGGCACTATTTGGTGGAACCGCCCCGTATCTGCAGGTATGGATGGGATCGCAGTTTGGTCATACAGCCTTCGCGATCTATGCGGTGGCACTGCTGCTGATCTCCACCGTATTTGTCTGGTTCCTGCCGGAAACCAAGGCCAAGAA